CTGGAAGGTATTGCGCCTCGTAATAATGCCATCCCCATAGGCAATTTGTCCGTCTGTACGTTCGTTAATTAAAACTTGGGCGGAGACAATTAACACCTGTTGGGTTAATTCCCAGGCTTTAATTAAAGCTTCCCGACGTTCGGCTTGGCATTCAATCACGTTGATCACGTAACCCAAGTTAACGATATCGGCCGACACTAGGGGCGCATCGGGCTGATAATAGGGGTCCCAGCCTGCACTCACAATCCCTTTTTCGTGGAGGCGTTCCACATCTCCCCCATAGCCGCAACCGTAATCAAAAAAGGTCGCTTCTGGGGCAAATAATTCGGCTTCTAGGGCTAACCGAACCGGGCGCGATACGTCTTTGCGGGGAATGGCGGCTTTGTGGCGTTCGATGCGAGGAAGAACGGATCGTCTGTCAAATTCGGGAGATTGAATGACTTGATGATCGTGAATTTCTACCCCAAATTCGGCTAAACAATCTAACCAATTTTGTAAGGTGCCGATCGCCATTCCTCGCCGTTTATCTAAAAGTCCGATCGCTTCTTCTTGGCGCGTCAGTTCTGCGAAGGTTTCGTAGCCCGGATAGTCGGGGGCGACAAAGGTTTCTTTGCGGTGGAGAATGGGGGGATTGTCGCTGGTTGTGTAATCGCGATCGCCTAGAGTTTGATTGGCTAAGTCAATTTGCCAACTGGTGACGAGTTGCGGATGCGGATCGCTGTCGAAGTCGGGGTAAAATAGGTAAGAAATTTTGGGTCGATCGTAATGGAATTTAATTAAGGTGAATTCCGTTAGGGTGGGGGCGATCGCGCGGGCGGCGTTGGCGTAAGCTTGCAGTTGCGGATCGAGGTGAGATAAGGCGCTGCGGTGGATGTAGAGGGCACCGGGTAAGCGTTTGCCGATCGGACTCTGCTGGCACAGGCTAACAATTCGATCGAGTTCGATGGCTATGGGTTGAGATGAAGAAATCACCGCGATCGCCCTCCCTATAACTGCACTGCAAGTGAGTGATGATGGGTTTACAAATCCGAATCCGCCCCATCCTAACTTTTGTCTGAGTTCGATCAAATCTACCCTGAGTTATTCAGGATACGATCGGTATTTAAAGTTATTGCGTGCCGGAATTTGAAACTTTCTGACTATGCCCGACAAGCGGGCGTTTCTTACAAAACGGCTTGGCGTTGGTGGAAAGCTGGAGTTCTGACGGGCTATCAGTTACCGAGTGGGACGATCGTGATTGATTCCCAACCGGAACAAACCCGACCTCTCAATCGGGAGGTTTGTCAGGCTTCCGATTCCACGGCTGCAAGGCTTGCAGGTTTTGAGACAAAGTTAGAAGCGTTGCAAGCCAGTTTACACCAAGCGGCGATCGAGCGATCGCATCTGTTGGCCGAGTTAGAGACCGCAAAACGCGATCGCGCTGAACTTTTAACCCTTGTTCAACAGCTTTTAAGAGATTTACAAAGCTTAAATTTTCCAGCCCCTGCCCGCTGGCCCTCAGAGGTGGGAATGGACTATACTCACCTCGAAATGCTGTTAGCTGATGGGAAATGGCGGGAGGCGGATGAGTACACTTGGCTGTTGTTGTTAGCCATTACTCAACAAGAAACCGCCGGTTGTCTGGGGTTGGAGGATGTTGCGGGGTTTCCCCAAACGGATTTACAGACGATCGATCGGCTTTGGGTGGACTTTAGCGGGGGGCTATTTGGTTTGAGCATCCAACTCGAAATTTTTGCTAGCGTGGAGTATGCTTACCCGGAGTTTTGCGATCGCGTGGGTTGGCGCGTTCGGCAAAAATGGCTTTATTACGACGAACTGAATTTTAGTCTTAATGCACCCGCCGGACATCTTCCAGTATGCGTTTGGCGCAAGCGTTCCTGCTATGGGGTGGGTTTTGTCAGCGCCGCCGATAGCGCGATCGCGTTTGCTAATCGACTTTTAAACAATTGAGCGATCGCGCTATATTGCTAAGGGGTTATAAAAATATCAGAAACCTTCAGATTCAGTTCTCTGAAACCGGGAGAGATGACCCATTCATCATCCTTAAACTGACCCACTTCTGTATAAGCAGAGTCGATTAACTCTAATACAATAATCGCTTGTAGCTGAGGATCGACAATCCAATATTCAGGAATTTGGCAATCTTGATATTGTATTCTTTTAGCGATGTAATCTCTTTCTCTTTGAATCTCTCCAGGACTGACAATTTCAACAACGAGTAGAGGCGGCAACATAGAAAGGCGAATGGTGTTGCGCGTTGAGAGTTGTTGAATATGTTCTTCTCGAATAATAGTAAGATCGGGATATCGATTTTTGGGTTCGCCTTTCACTTCCAATTCTAGTCCTTGCGCCCTCACTCGATCGGTACCTAGCATCAAAGCAAAAACCAAGAACAGTCGATTAGCAATTTGAACATTTAATCCTGATTCAGGAGGCATTTCGATGAGTTCTCCGTTAAACAATTCATAAAATTTTTCTGAACGATTTTCGTAGAGGAGATACTCTGCAAAACTTTCAAATCTAGGTTTAACATTGACCATCGAATAGACTCCATCTAAACCGGAGAGTTAAGGCGCTAAATCTGCTGATAAATGAGTAAAACGGTTTGCAACAAACCAATAATAAAACCGAGGACACCTCCTAAATTTACAATGGCTTGCAATTCGCTGCGAACAATCCCATTAATCGCCGTTTCTAAATCGCTGGGGGAAGTCGCGTTCACTCGATCGATAATCACTTGATCGATATCTAAAATCGGCAAAGTTTGGGCAACAATAATTTCTAAATCTCGTTCTAGATAGCGTTCTAATATTAAAGCCAGTTCCTGACTAATCACTTCCAAAGAAGAAGTCAGCACGGGAGAAGTTCTTAAGCGATTAATCGCAATACTGGCAACATTTTCCCAATCAATTGAAGAACTTAAACCTTGCAGGAGATCTGAACCTCGCGTTTGGATGTAGGTGCGAACGCTTTCGCGCATTGTTTTCCGCAGTTGGCGAACTGTAGAGACAGGAAGGTTTTGCAGGGAGACATTTTTCAACCACTGCTTAATGCGATCGCGCACATTCAAAGAAATCACTAACTCCTGAATGCGAGTATTAGCTTCTTCTCGTTCATCCAAGCAATAGGTTCGCAAGCGAGATAAACTATTTTTTAACCCTAATAAATTAGCAACCACCCAGTAGGTGCCACTGGTTTTTTCGCGAAATCCCTCATCAATAATTTGAATATTGCGATCGGTGAGAAAATCGACTAATGCTTGGCGAATCACATCTGGGGGAATGACCACCATCAGCAGCCAATCTGAGAGCGATCGCGCTTGTTCTTCTGTCAGTTGAAACTCTAAAAGAACTTGATCGAAAATCTGATTGAGTTGAACTTCTAAAAAATCCTCTCGCCGCGCCAACACCTTAATTAAACGCGGTAAAGATTGCCCTAACAAATCGCGCAAGACGCCCGCTACAATTTTAACCGTCTTTTGTTCTTTATCGGCTTGGATCTGGTCGAGAGCAGATTTCAGCAACCACAAAATCGCACTCTGCATTCGTTCGGTGGCTAGCAAGCGTTTGGCAATACTTTGCAGTTCAGTGGGAGTCAGTAAAGACCCCATAATTGTATCTGCGATCCGCTTGGCTAATCGTTCCTGGTTGCTAGGAATTAATCCCGGCGTGAACGGAACCTTCCACCCCCCTAGCGTATAGGCGCGATAGGGACGAAACAGCATTTTGATGGCTAGATCGTTGGTAAAATAGCCAATCACTCCACCTGCAACGGGTGGAACAATATAAATCCAGAGTTCAGACCAATTCAAGGTAAAGTCAGTTGTGAGTTGACAGCAGGGGTTCAAGCGTTGCAGTTGAGAGCGAGGTCTTTGAGTAGCACGAAATTGTAAAAAAGTCAAGCGATAGCCAACAGACTCATCAAGTTCTGAGCGATCGCCTCTCCAAAATCAAAGGACGCTTAACCGACAACGTTGTTATTTGGTAACGACCAATACCCCCATCATACCGCCCGCGATGGGGTAGTGAGTGGCTAAACCAAAACCCGCCTGCTGGGCTAGCACCACCTGTTGTTCGCCCATTGGGAACCGTTCTAAACTGGGGGTAATGTAAGCATATTCTTCCGTTAAACCCAGATTTTGAGCGGCTGGCACGACAATCCGATCGAGATACCACTGCTGAAAAGTTCGCATCCAATCCAAACTCGGCCGGTGAAAATCTAAAATGGCGGCTTTTGCACCCGGTTTAAGCACGCGGTATAACTCCCGCAAGCATTGGGGGATATCGGTGACATTTCGCAACCCATACCCCATTGTTGCCGCATCAAAGCAACCCTCCTCAAAGGGAAGCTGCAAGGCGTCGGCTTCTACCCATTGAATGGGATAGCGAGGATACGCTTCTAAGTGGCGCGTTTTGGCGATCGCCAACAACTCGCGGGAAAAATCCACCCCATAAACCTGACCGCGATCGCCGACGCAATGACTGAGCCTTAGACTCAGATCGCCACTGCCACAACACAAATCTAAACAGGTGTCTCCCGGTTTCGCCGCACTCCACTTAATGGTCATCTGTTTCCAGACGCGATGCTGTCCCAGACTTAACCCATCATTGAGGCGATCGTACACCGGAGCGATCCGGTCAAAAATTTCTCGCACCCGATCCGCTTGCATGGGTTAACCCACCGCCTGCACGTTATGGGTACAAATCAACGCTAAAGCCACCAGTTGAGCCGACAGGTGGATTGAGGTTAATTCATCCTCCCGCAGTCGGCAAGGCTGCTTCCACTGCAAGGAAAGTACCGCTAAAACCCGATCGTCGTGGGTAATGGGGATAATTAAATGCGCTTGAGTTCCAGTTGCCGCATAATGTTCCACCTCTGCCAACGCGCTATCGGCTGCCACGTTCACAGACACTTGCATACTGCTAGAGGCGATCGCTTCTGCGGCCAAGGGGTCTTTCGCCAGCCAATTCTCCACCCCCTGGGTCTTGCTATAAGTCCCCTGAGTGGCGAGTAATGAAGTCCCCTGCACCAGTTGCAAAATGCAGCCGTCAGCGTCGAAATTCTTGCCAAATGCTTCGGCGAGAGGGGTGAGAATTTCCTCAGTTCCCGAAGATTCGCGAGAGACTTGGACGATCGTGTAGAGTAAAGCCGTTTGAGCTTGAGCGCGGTGCAGTTCCTCGGTACGCTGTTTGAGGAGTTCGTAGGTTTCTGCGGCTCGCTGCACAACTGCCTTGAGTTCGTTAGGGTCCCAAGGCTTTGTAATATATTTATAAACTTGACCGGAGTTAATGGCTTCCACCAGGTCTTCCACATCGGTAAACCCGGTAAGAATAATCCGCATCGTGTTGGGAAACTGGGGAACTGTCCGGCTGAGAAACTCGGTTCCCTTCATTTCTGGCATCCGTTGGTCAGAAATAATGACAGCAACTTCCCCTTCGCTCGCCAGAACCTCCAAGGCGCGGACGCCACTTTCTGCCCTGAGAACTTGAAAATCTCGCCGAAAGGTTCGGTACAGTAAATCTAGATTATCTGGCTCGTCATCCACCACCAGCATCTTCGGCTTTTTGGGTCGATCCATGCTCATTAGTTTGCGACTGATACTATCAAGCTCTGGTATGACATTTTCCATATCATAGTCTCCTAACGGCAACTTCCTGTTATCGGCAAAAAATTGCCTTCATCTGAGGAGGTTGAGTTGAGTTTTGCTGACTCGCCCGTCAGCGCGAGAAATACAAAACAAGTCCTCATTGTAGTTGGTTAGATTGGGCAGCAATCACCGTTAATTTGCTGAATTCACAGCAAATCAGCGCTTATCAGCCACAAACTTACCCTTTGGCATCTTATCGGATTTGGGGAGAACTTAGAAAACCTCCTGCAAGCAATTGCACTCAGGACGATCGCCAATAGTGGATTCGGGGCATTCTATCGATCCGATTTTTAATCTTATGTTAATAATGAGGTATCTGAACTTTGAACTGAAAAATAGCGATCGCTTCCTTAGTAGCGCATCAGCGTACTGGTTTGGGAGGAGGGTTCCCAAGAGGCTCTAGGTTCCTCGGACAACA
This Desertifilum tharense IPPAS B-1220 DNA region includes the following protein-coding sequences:
- the ubiE gene encoding bifunctional demethylmenaquinone methyltransferase/2-methoxy-6-polyprenyl-1,4-benzoquinol methylase UbiE: MQADRVREIFDRIAPVYDRLNDGLSLGQHRVWKQMTIKWSAAKPGDTCLDLCCGSGDLSLRLSHCVGDRGQVYGVDFSRELLAIAKTRHLEAYPRYPIQWVEADALQLPFEEGCFDAATMGYGLRNVTDIPQCLRELYRVLKPGAKAAILDFHRPSLDWMRTFQQWYLDRIVVPAAQNLGLTEEYAYITPSLERFPMGEQQVVLAQQAGFGLATHYPIAGGMMGVLVVTK
- a CDS encoding GUN4 domain-containing protein, producing MKLSDYARQAGVSYKTAWRWWKAGVLTGYQLPSGTIVIDSQPEQTRPLNREVCQASDSTAARLAGFETKLEALQASLHQAAIERSHLLAELETAKRDRAELLTLVQQLLRDLQSLNFPAPARWPSEVGMDYTHLEMLLADGKWREADEYTWLLLLAITQQETAGCLGLEDVAGFPQTDLQTIDRLWVDFSGGLFGLSIQLEIFASVEYAYPEFCDRVGWRVRQKWLYYDELNFSLNAPAGHLPVCVWRKRSCYGVGFVSAADSAIAFANRLLNN
- a CDS encoding DUF445 domain-containing protein; translation: MNWSELWIYIVPPVAGGVIGYFTNDLAIKMLFRPYRAYTLGGWKVPFTPGLIPSNQERLAKRIADTIMGSLLTPTELQSIAKRLLATERMQSAILWLLKSALDQIQADKEQKTVKIVAGVLRDLLGQSLPRLIKVLARREDFLEVQLNQIFDQVLLEFQLTEEQARSLSDWLLMVVIPPDVIRQALVDFLTDRNIQIIDEGFREKTSGTYWVVANLLGLKNSLSRLRTYCLDEREEANTRIQELVISLNVRDRIKQWLKNVSLQNLPVSTVRQLRKTMRESVRTYIQTRGSDLLQGLSSSIDWENVASIAINRLRTSPVLTSSLEVISQELALILERYLERDLEIIVAQTLPILDIDQVIIDRVNATSPSDLETAINGIVRSELQAIVNLGGVLGFIIGLLQTVLLIYQQI
- a CDS encoding response regulator, with the protein product MENVIPELDSISRKLMSMDRPKKPKMLVVDDEPDNLDLLYRTFRRDFQVLRAESGVRALEVLASEGEVAVIISDQRMPEMKGTEFLSRTVPQFPNTMRIILTGFTDVEDLVEAINSGQVYKYITKPWDPNELKAVVQRAAETYELLKQRTEELHRAQAQTALLYTIVQVSRESSGTEEILTPLAEAFGKNFDADGCILQLVQGTSLLATQGTYSKTQGVENWLAKDPLAAEAIASSSMQVSVNVAADSALAEVEHYAATGTQAHLIIPITHDDRVLAVLSLQWKQPCRLREDELTSIHLSAQLVALALICTHNVQAVG
- a CDS encoding Uma2 family endonuclease, translated to MVNVKPRFESFAEYLLYENRSEKFYELFNGELIEMPPESGLNVQIANRLFLVFALMLGTDRVRAQGLELEVKGEPKNRYPDLTIIREEHIQQLSTRNTIRLSMLPPLLVVEIVSPGEIQRERDYIAKRIQYQDCQIPEYWIVDPQLQAIIVLELIDSAYTEVGQFKDDEWVISPGFRELNLKVSDIFITP